The Metabacillus schmidteae genome has a segment encoding these proteins:
- the yfmF gene encoding EF-P 5-aminopentanol modification-associated protein YfmF → MSYIDEQHTDIDGISLHTVATTKFKTNTIVLKLLAPLNEKDVTYRAILPFILQRGTQDFPTSTRLRQHLDELYGATLNVDLSKKGEHHIISFRMEVANEKFLADSTPLLEKALKLLSDILLNPITEGGVFKEEYVTQEKRTLKQRIQSVYDDKMRYSNLRLVQEMCKNEPYALHVNGELKDIEEITPQTLFEYYKNILSQDKIDLYIVGDINQQEVEEYVTRYFSLKNTPQSIVHSKETKQVVENEVIEEQDVKQGKLNIGYRTNSTYRDDDYYALQVFNGIFGGFSHSKLFINVREKASLAYYAASRVESHKGLLMVMSGIEVQNYNKAVTIIKEQMGAMKNGVFTDQEFDQTKAVIRNQLLETIDTAYGLVEIVYHNVIASINRSFDEYLEGIENVTKEEVVEVAKKVELDTIYFLKGMGGTA, encoded by the coding sequence ATGTCTTATATTGATGAACAGCATACAGATATTGACGGAATTTCACTTCACACAGTCGCAACAACCAAATTTAAAACAAATACGATCGTTCTTAAGCTACTGGCACCACTTAATGAAAAAGATGTTACATATAGAGCCATATTACCTTTTATTCTGCAAAGAGGGACACAGGATTTCCCTACGAGTACCCGTTTAAGACAGCATTTGGATGAACTATATGGTGCAACACTCAATGTTGATTTATCCAAGAAAGGTGAACATCATATTATCTCTTTTCGTATGGAAGTGGCTAATGAGAAATTTTTAGCTGATTCAACCCCACTATTAGAAAAAGCGTTAAAGTTACTATCAGATATTTTATTAAACCCTATTACAGAAGGTGGAGTTTTTAAAGAAGAGTATGTTACACAGGAAAAAAGGACATTAAAGCAAAGAATTCAGTCTGTATATGATGATAAAATGAGATACTCCAACCTTAGACTTGTTCAGGAAATGTGCAAAAATGAACCATATGCATTACATGTAAATGGAGAATTAAAGGATATTGAAGAAATTACTCCGCAAACACTTTTTGAATATTATAAGAACATTTTATCCCAAGACAAAATAGACCTTTATATTGTGGGAGACATTAATCAACAGGAAGTTGAAGAATATGTTACACGTTACTTTTCTTTAAAGAATACTCCGCAATCCATTGTACACTCAAAAGAAACAAAGCAAGTTGTAGAGAATGAAGTCATTGAAGAGCAAGATGTAAAGCAAGGTAAGCTAAATATCGGTTATAGAACAAACAGTACATACCGAGACGATGACTATTATGCTCTGCAGGTGTTTAATGGTATCTTTGGTGGATTCTCACACTCTAAACTTTTTATTAATGTTCGTGAAAAAGCAAGTTTAGCTTATTATGCAGCATCAAGAGTAGAAAGTCATAAAGGACTTTTAATGGTGATGTCCGGAATAGAAGTTCAAAATTATAATAAAGCTGTAACCATTATTAAAGAGCAAATGGGCGCAATGAAAAATGGGGTATTTACAGATCAAGAATTTGACCAAACGAAAGCGGTTATTCGAAATCAGTTATTAGAAACAATTGATACTGCTTATGGGTTGGTAGAAATCGTTTATCATAACGTTATTGCCTCGATAAACCGTTCTTTTGATGAATATTTAGAAGGTATCGAAAACGTAACAAAGGAAGAGGTTGTTGAAGTTGCGAAAAAAGTGGAACTTGATACAATCTACTTCTTAAAAGGAATGGGGGGAACGGCATGA
- the yfmH gene encoding EF-P 5-aminopentanol modification-associated protein YfmH: MTKPIRFDQLQESLYYEKMDNGLDVYVLPKKGFNKTYATFTTKYGSIDNTFVPLNKDEMIQVPDGIAHFLEHKLFEKEDGDVFQQFSKQGASANAFTSFTRTAYLFSSTSQVERNLETLIDFVQDPYFSEKTVEKEKGIIGQEINMYDDNPDWRLYFGLIQNLFHHHPVRIDIAGTIDSIAKITKDSLYECYHTFYHPSNMLLFVVGAVDPEKILQQVRENQQKKNFTAQSEIKRDFPAEPETVFKEIEKLKMNVQSSKCLVGLKAKKPNRTGEELLRYELSMNILLDMLFSKSSTNHEELYKEGLIDDTFSYDYTEESGFGFAMIGGDTEDPDRLAEKIKQILFKAKNDGVDFSTFEATKKKKIGAFLRAINSPEYIANQFTRYAFNEMNLFDVVPTLESLSKEDMTNVLNEAVEETLFSVCQVVPK; encoded by the coding sequence ATGACAAAACCTATTCGTTTTGATCAATTACAGGAATCTCTCTACTATGAGAAGATGGATAATGGATTAGATGTATACGTTTTACCTAAAAAAGGATTTAATAAGACATATGCCACTTTTACAACCAAATACGGATCAATTGATAATACATTCGTACCGCTAAATAAGGATGAAATGATCCAAGTTCCTGATGGTATAGCCCACTTTTTAGAGCATAAGCTATTCGAAAAAGAAGATGGAGATGTTTTTCAACAATTTAGTAAACAAGGAGCATCAGCAAATGCGTTTACATCTTTTACGCGCACAGCGTATTTATTTTCGAGTACCAGTCAAGTAGAAAGAAACTTGGAAACTTTGATTGATTTTGTTCAAGATCCTTACTTCTCTGAAAAAACAGTTGAAAAAGAAAAGGGAATTATCGGGCAAGAGATTAATATGTATGATGATAATCCTGATTGGCGTTTATATTTTGGCCTTATTCAAAATCTATTTCATCACCATCCTGTTAGAATTGATATCGCAGGAACAATTGATTCAATCGCAAAAATTACAAAAGATTCTCTCTATGAATGCTACCATACATTCTACCATCCAAGTAACATGCTGTTATTTGTTGTGGGAGCTGTTGACCCTGAAAAAATTCTGCAGCAAGTTAGAGAAAATCAACAAAAAAAGAATTTTACAGCACAGTCTGAAATAAAAAGAGATTTTCCAGCTGAACCTGAAACTGTTTTTAAAGAAATTGAGAAGTTAAAAATGAACGTACAAAGTTCGAAGTGTTTAGTAGGCTTAAAAGCGAAAAAGCCGAACAGAACCGGTGAGGAACTGTTAAGGTATGAACTTTCGATGAATATTCTTCTGGATATGCTCTTTAGCAAAAGCTCTACGAACCATGAAGAGCTTTATAAAGAAGGATTAATTGATGATACATTCAGCTACGATTATACAGAAGAAAGTGGCTTTGGATTCGCAATGATCGGCGGGGATACAGAGGATCCGGACCGCTTAGCTGAAAAAATTAAACAAATATTATTTAAAGCAAAAAATGATGGTGTTGACTTCTCCACTTTTGAAGCAACGAAGAAGAAAAAAATTGGTGCATTTTTAAGAGCCATTAATTCTCCCGAGTATATTGCCAATCAGTTTACTCGATATGCATTTAATGAAATGAATCTTTTTGATGTTGTACCAACTTTGGAATCACTCTCAAAAGAGGATATGACAAATGTGTTAAACGAAGCCGTGGAGGAAACACTATTTTCAGTGTGCCAGGTTGTTCCAAAATAA
- a CDS encoding MFS transporter, with protein MEARKKLDLLALSSVPLVMTLGNSMLIPVLPQISKKLGISAFQVSLIITVYSIVAIILIPIAGYLSDRIGRKAVMVPCLIIAGLGGAVSGWASWKMDDPYILILLGRVLQGIGSAGAAPVVMPLIGDMFDDDEQISAGLGLTETANTAGKVLSPIIGAVLATFIWFLPFWFIPFFSLISVLLVFFLVKVPKQEESEKQSFKEFASCVKDIFKRDGKWLFAIFAVGCTIMFVLFGILFFLSDMLEKQYEINGVKKGLVLAIPLLALSIGSYVSGKKIGQDRHLMKSVIIVGMCLVTFSFIALRVQHSLIFLISFLVLTGVGIGITLPSLDALITEGIEKEERGTITSIYSSMRFIGVAAGPPVFSYLMSVSEHLVYYISAGTSVVAVMVVMLFIKPDKDFEKDPNQLPKLA; from the coding sequence ATGGAAGCACGTAAGAAGCTGGATTTACTTGCATTATCTTCTGTTCCTCTTGTCATGACATTAGGGAACTCAATGCTTATTCCTGTTTTACCTCAAATCTCAAAAAAATTAGGGATTAGTGCTTTTCAAGTTTCATTAATTATTACCGTCTATTCCATTGTTGCAATTATTTTAATCCCAATTGCAGGATATCTATCAGATCGGATTGGCAGGAAAGCAGTTATGGTTCCTTGTCTAATTATTGCTGGACTAGGTGGAGCTGTTTCGGGGTGGGCTTCGTGGAAAATGGATGATCCATATATCTTGATTCTATTAGGACGTGTATTACAAGGGATAGGCTCTGCAGGTGCGGCACCTGTTGTTATGCCATTAATAGGGGATATGTTTGATGATGATGAACAAATAAGTGCAGGTCTTGGATTGACTGAAACAGCAAATACTGCCGGGAAGGTATTAAGTCCCATAATAGGAGCTGTTTTAGCTACTTTTATATGGTTTTTGCCTTTTTGGTTTATTCCTTTTTTCAGTTTAATCAGTGTGCTGCTTGTATTTTTTTTAGTGAAAGTACCAAAACAGGAAGAATCTGAAAAGCAAAGTTTTAAGGAATTTGCTTCTTGTGTTAAAGATATCTTTAAACGTGATGGTAAATGGCTATTTGCTATTTTTGCTGTAGGTTGTACGATAATGTTTGTTTTATTTGGCATATTATTTTTCCTTTCAGATATGCTCGAAAAACAATATGAAATAAATGGCGTAAAAAAAGGATTAGTATTAGCAATCCCATTATTAGCGTTATCGATTGGTTCATATGTATCAGGTAAAAAAATTGGTCAAGATAGGCACCTTATGAAAAGTGTCATTATAGTTGGGATGTGTTTAGTTACTTTTTCCTTTATTGCTTTAAGAGTTCAACACTCATTAATTTTCTTAATTTCATTTTTAGTTCTTACCGGAGTTGGGATTGGAATTACATTACCGAGCTTAGATGCATTAATCACTGAAGGAATAGAAAAAGAAGAACGAGGTACTATTACTTCCATTTACAGCTCAATGCGGTTCATTGGCGTAGCTGCGGGACCACCAGTATTTTCTTATTTGATGTCCGTTAGTGAACATCTGGTTTATTATATTTCTGCTGGCACAAGTGTCGTTGCAGTCATGGTTGTCATGCTCTTTATTAAACCGGACAAAGATTTTGAAAAAGATCCTAACCAACTTCCAAAGCTTGCATAA
- a CDS encoding DUF3388 domain-containing protein, with the protein MPFEWYLEYEIQKNRPGLLGDVSSLLGMLSINIITINGVDDSRRGLLLKCESNDQVRRLESILNTMDNITVTKLRVPKLRDRLAVRHGRYIQRDADDKKTFRFVRDELGLLVDFMAELYKKDGHKLIGIRGMPRVGKTESIVASSVCANKKWLFVSSTLLKQTIRSQLIADEYSEDNVFIIDGIVSTRRGSEQHFQLVREIMRLSATKVVEHPDIFVQNTEYTIDDFDYIIEIRNEPDEEITYRDVESPPMMFDSSGLSGFDF; encoded by the coding sequence TTGCCATTTGAGTGGTACTTAGAATACGAGATACAAAAAAATCGGCCCGGACTATTAGGTGATGTATCTTCATTACTGGGAATGTTGTCAATTAATATTATTACGATCAATGGGGTCGATGATTCTAGACGTGGCCTTTTACTTAAATGTGAAAGCAATGATCAAGTACGTAGACTTGAATCAATTTTAAATACAATGGACAATATAACAGTTACAAAGCTTAGAGTACCAAAGCTTCGTGATCGGTTAGCAGTAAGACATGGAAGATATATTCAAAGAGATGCTGATGACAAAAAAACATTTCGTTTTGTTCGTGACGAACTGGGCTTATTAGTTGATTTTATGGCAGAACTTTATAAAAAAGATGGACACAAATTAATTGGGATTCGTGGAATGCCAAGAGTAGGGAAAACTGAATCAATTGTTGCCTCTAGTGTATGTGCTAATAAAAAATGGTTATTTGTATCCTCGACATTGTTAAAGCAAACAATTCGCAGTCAATTAATAGCTGATGAGTATAGCGAAGATAATGTGTTCATAATTGATGGAATTGTTTCGACAAGAAGAGGGTCGGAACAACACTTTCAATTGGTAAGAGAAATTATGAGACTTTCTGCAACAAAAGTTGTAGAACATCCAGACATTTTCGTCCAAAACACAGAGTACACAATTGATGATTTTGATTACATAATAGAAATCCGAAATGAACCTGATGAAGAAATTACATATAGAGATGTTGAAAGTCCACCAATGATGTTTGACTCTTCAGGTCTATCAGGATTTGACTTTTAA
- a CDS encoding DUF3243 domain-containing protein, whose protein sequence is MSVLENWDEWKNFLGDRLHHAQNEGMNEQVVSNLAFEIGDYLAKQVEAKNPQEKVLADLWSVATEQEQHAIASMMVKLVQNNGSH, encoded by the coding sequence ATGTCTGTCTTAGAAAATTGGGATGAATGGAAAAATTTTTTAGGTGATCGCCTGCACCACGCTCAAAACGAAGGTATGAATGAGCAAGTTGTTTCTAACTTAGCATTCGAAATTGGAGATTATTTAGCTAAGCAAGTTGAAGCTAAAAATCCACAAGAAAAAGTACTTGCAGATCTATGGAGTGTAGCAACTGAACAAGAGCAACATGCCATTGCTAGTATGATGGTCAAGCTTGTTCAAAATAACGGTTCACATTAA
- a CDS encoding competence/damage-inducible protein A, whose amino-acid sequence MDIRTEIIAVGSELLLGQIVNTNAQFLSKELAEIGLNVYYHTVVGDNPARLESALKIAKERSNIIIFTGGLGPTKDDLTKETISKTLGKTLVFDIDALESIQSYFAQTKRTMSENNKKQALVIEGSTILKNDNGMAPGMALEVDQIIYMLLPGPPSEMRPMFQNYGKEYFQKRLGMQEKIVSRVLRYFGIGESQLETDIQDLIDGQTNPTIAPLATEGEVTLRLTAKHIDEKIAQELLDEVEKKINARVGEFFYGFNETTLMNELKAQLLNKKKTVAAAESLTGGMFSELITSLNGASRIFNGSIISYTNEVKIQSLQVKEDTLKTYGAVSEQCAKEMAEQVRKLLNSDIGISFTGAAGPEPHEGQPVGTVFIGIASEEQSNVYALNLAGSRKGIRTRTVKYGCHYLVKLLNEIE is encoded by the coding sequence ATGGATATACGTACTGAAATCATCGCAGTTGGATCTGAATTATTATTAGGTCAGATTGTCAATACCAATGCTCAATTTTTGTCAAAGGAGCTTGCTGAGATAGGGTTAAATGTTTATTATCATACTGTTGTTGGAGATAACCCGGCTCGGCTTGAGTCAGCATTGAAGATTGCGAAAGAACGCTCAAATATCATTATCTTTACAGGTGGACTTGGCCCAACAAAAGATGATTTAACAAAAGAAACTATTTCAAAAACTTTAGGCAAAACTCTAGTATTTGATATCGATGCTTTGGAAAGTATTCAATCATACTTTGCCCAGACAAAACGGACAATGTCTGAAAATAATAAAAAGCAGGCACTTGTTATTGAGGGTTCAACTATATTAAAAAATGATAATGGCATGGCACCTGGAATGGCGTTGGAAGTTGATCAAATCATCTATATGCTTTTACCTGGACCACCTAGTGAAATGAGGCCAATGTTTCAGAATTATGGGAAAGAGTATTTTCAGAAACGACTTGGTATGCAAGAGAAAATTGTTTCACGCGTGCTAAGATATTTTGGAATTGGTGAATCCCAGCTTGAAACAGATATTCAAGACCTTATTGATGGACAAACAAATCCAACTATAGCTCCTTTAGCAACAGAAGGTGAGGTCACACTAAGGTTAACGGCAAAGCATATTGATGAAAAAATTGCCCAAGAATTGCTAGATGAAGTTGAAAAAAAGATTAATGCTCGTGTAGGAGAATTTTTCTATGGGTTTAATGAAACAACTCTTATGAATGAGTTAAAAGCACAACTACTCAACAAGAAAAAAACAGTAGCTGCAGCAGAAAGTCTTACCGGCGGTATGTTTTCAGAACTCATCACTTCTTTAAATGGTGCTTCTCGAATTTTTAATGGAAGTATTATTTCATATACAAATGAAGTAAAGATACAAAGTTTACAAGTTAAAGAAGATACTCTAAAGACATACGGGGCTGTCAGTGAACAATGTGCAAAGGAAATGGCTGAACAAGTTCGTAAACTCCTTAACAGTGATATTGGTATTAGCTTCACTGGAGCAGCCGGACCTGAGCCTCATGAAGGGCAACCTGTTGGAACTGTGTTCATCGGTATTGCGTCAGAGGAACAATCAAACGTATATGCCTTAAATTTAGCGGGTTCAAGAAAAGGAATCCGTACCAGAACGGTAAAGTATGGATGTCATTATTTAGTCAAACTATTAAATGAAATAGAATGA
- the recA gene encoding recombinase RecA, whose translation MSDRQAALDMALKQIEKQFGKGSIMKLGEQTDRKVSTVPSGSLALDAALGIGGYPRGRIIEIYGPESSGKTTVALHAIAEVQQKGGQAAFIDAEHALDPVYAQKLGVNIDELLLSQPDTGEQALEIAEALVRSGAIDILVIDSVAALVPKAEIEGEMGDSHVGLQARLMSQALRKLSGAINKSKTIAIFINQIREKVGVMFGNPETTPGGRALKFYSSVRLEVRRAETLKQGNEMVGNKTKIKVVKNKVAPPFKVAEVDIMYGEGISKEGEIIDLGSEIDIVQKSGSWYSYNEERLGQGRENAKQFLKENPSIRLEIQEKIRQHYGLDEEVIAPDESQEEMEL comes from the coding sequence GTGAGCGATCGTCAAGCCGCCTTAGATATGGCGTTAAAACAAATAGAGAAGCAATTCGGTAAAGGTTCTATCATGAAATTAGGAGAGCAAACAGATCGTAAGGTATCAACTGTCCCAAGTGGATCCTTAGCTTTGGATGCAGCGTTAGGAATCGGTGGATACCCAAGAGGTAGAATTATAGAAATATATGGACCGGAGAGTTCTGGTAAAACAACTGTTGCTCTACATGCTATTGCAGAAGTTCAACAAAAAGGTGGACAGGCAGCATTTATTGATGCAGAGCATGCACTTGACCCAGTCTACGCTCAAAAATTAGGTGTTAATATAGATGAACTATTACTATCTCAGCCTGATACTGGTGAACAGGCCCTTGAGATTGCTGAGGCACTTGTTCGTAGTGGTGCAATTGATATTCTTGTTATTGACTCAGTTGCTGCATTAGTACCAAAAGCCGAAATTGAGGGTGAAATGGGTGACTCTCACGTCGGATTACAAGCCCGTTTAATGTCACAAGCATTGCGTAAGTTGTCAGGTGCAATTAATAAATCTAAAACAATCGCAATTTTCATTAACCAAATTCGTGAAAAAGTAGGCGTTATGTTCGGTAACCCTGAAACAACTCCTGGTGGCCGAGCGCTAAAATTCTATTCTTCTGTTCGTTTAGAAGTCCGCCGTGCTGAAACTCTTAAACAGGGAAATGAAATGGTTGGGAATAAAACAAAAATTAAAGTCGTAAAAAATAAGGTTGCACCTCCATTTAAAGTGGCAGAAGTTGATATCATGTACGGAGAAGGTATTTCTAAAGAGGGAGAAATTATTGATCTTGGTTCAGAAATTGATATCGTTCAAAAAAGTGGATCCTGGTATTCATATAATGAAGAACGCTTAGGTCAGGGCCGAGAAAATGCAAAGCAATTCTTAAAAGAAAATCCTTCCATTCGATTAGAAATTCAGGAAAAGATTCGTCAACATTACGGTTTGGATGAAGAGGTAATTGCTCCGGATGAAAGCCAGGAAGAAATGGAACTTTAG
- the pgsA gene encoding CDP-diacylglycerol--glycerol-3-phosphate 3-phosphatidyltransferase: MNLPNKITISRILLIPVFMVIMLAPFNWGELTFGNETILVTHFVGAILFIIASTTDWIDGYYARKLNQVTNLGKFLDPLADKLLVSAALIILVELELAPSWMVILIISREFAVTGLRLVLAGEGEVVAANMLGKIKTWAQIIAISALLLHNLPFELMNIPFATIALWVATFFTVYSGWDYFNKNKQAFVNSK; this comes from the coding sequence ATGAATTTACCGAATAAGATTACCATATCAAGAATATTACTTATACCAGTTTTTATGGTGATTATGTTGGCACCTTTTAACTGGGGAGAACTTACCTTTGGCAATGAAACAATTTTAGTGACGCACTTTGTTGGAGCAATTTTATTTATCATTGCTTCCACTACTGACTGGATTGATGGGTATTATGCTAGAAAGCTTAATCAAGTCACAAATTTGGGTAAGTTTTTGGATCCATTGGCAGACAAATTATTAGTATCTGCTGCTCTTATCATTTTAGTTGAGTTAGAACTAGCCCCATCATGGATGGTTATTTTAATTATCAGCCGTGAATTTGCCGTTACCGGCTTACGCCTGGTTTTGGCTGGAGAAGGAGAAGTTGTTGCAGCAAACATGTTAGGAAAAATTAAAACGTGGGCCCAAATTATTGCCATCTCAGCATTATTATTACATAACTTGCCATTTGAATTAATGAATATCCCTTTTGCAACAATTGCATTATGGGTTGCAACATTTTTTACTGTCTACTCGGGTTGGGATTATTTTAATAAAAATAAACAAGCCTTTGTTAATTCTAAATAA
- a CDS encoding helix-turn-helix domain-containing protein, producing MSELGNRLKQAREEKKMSLDELQEITKIQKRYLIGLEEGNYSMMPGKFYARAFMKQYAEAVDLDPEMLFEEYKNEVPTTYKEDVPEQLSRVKTHKELPKTASKFIEILPKLAVVAVIFIVAVLLWLWRQDATEKNTANEQSTDQTSEVEFEKIENTATNEEQEEQGPPAEENEKAVEEEAEEKEPETPAQTLTLKGAEGSKTTYELTGAEKFELEVIAKDRTWVGIKNGKGKSFFGAEIAKGNSEVHDFTAETEITVRVGNVPGTDLKVNGELVQYEDPKKTPQNITIIYTKE from the coding sequence TTGAGTGAATTAGGTAATCGACTCAAACAAGCAAGAGAAGAGAAGAAGATGAGCTTGGATGAACTCCAAGAAATCACAAAAATTCAAAAACGTTATTTAATTGGTCTAGAAGAGGGTAATTATTCAATGATGCCCGGAAAATTTTATGCCCGTGCATTTATGAAACAATATGCCGAGGCTGTTGATTTAGATCCGGAAATGCTTTTTGAAGAATATAAAAATGAAGTACCCACTACATACAAAGAAGATGTTCCTGAGCAGTTATCAAGAGTCAAAACACATAAGGAGTTACCTAAAACTGCTTCAAAATTCATTGAGATTCTTCCAAAATTGGCAGTGGTTGCTGTTATTTTCATTGTGGCTGTTCTCCTCTGGTTATGGAGACAAGATGCAACTGAAAAAAACACAGCTAATGAACAATCAACTGATCAAACAAGTGAGGTTGAGTTTGAAAAAATAGAAAACACTGCTACAAATGAAGAACAAGAAGAACAAGGGCCTCCTGCCGAAGAAAATGAAAAGGCAGTGGAAGAAGAGGCAGAAGAGAAGGAACCGGAAACACCTGCTCAAACACTAACATTAAAAGGTGCAGAAGGATCTAAAACGACGTATGAATTAACTGGAGCTGAAAAATTTGAGCTTGAGGTTATTGCAAAAGACCGTACATGGGTTGGCATAAAAAATGGTAAGGGTAAGTCTTTCTTTGGAGCAGAAATAGCCAAAGGAAATTCAGAGGTACATGATTTTACCGCTGAAACTGAGATTACAGTTCGAGTAGGGAATGTACCTGGAACTGATTTGAAAGTCAATGGTGAACTTGTCCAATATGAGGATCCAAAGAAGACACCTCAAAACATTACCATAATTTATACGAAAGAATAG
- the ymfI gene encoding elongation factor P 5-aminopentanone reductase — protein MERYALVTGASGGIGTAIVKKLIEDNYIIYVHYNQNAQAIEELKAYSTNIIPVKADLTVKSGVKALLNQIHMPIDLLVLNSGISLYGLVTDLQDDDIDNMVQLHITSPFKLVQQLIPPMIRKKSGNIIVISSIWGITGASCEVLYSMVKGGQNAYVKALAKELAPSKIRVNAVAPGAVSTKMLSHFSEDEIRELSEEIPLGRLGQPEEIADTVSFLASEKASYITGQVISVNGGWI, from the coding sequence ATGGAAAGATATGCATTAGTAACAGGGGCAAGTGGAGGAATTGGCACTGCCATTGTAAAAAAACTGATTGAAGATAACTACATAATCTATGTCCATTACAACCAAAATGCTCAAGCAATAGAAGAATTGAAAGCATATTCAACTAATATTATTCCTGTAAAAGCCGATTTAACAGTGAAATCAGGTGTTAAAGCATTATTAAATCAGATTCATATGCCTATTGATTTACTTGTGTTAAACAGCGGTATTAGTTTATACGGATTAGTTACAGATTTGCAAGATGATGATATCGATAACATGGTTCAGTTACATATAACTAGTCCGTTTAAATTAGTACAACAACTCATTCCTCCTATGATTCGAAAAAAATCCGGTAACATTATTGTCATATCTTCTATTTGGGGAATTACAGGTGCATCTTGTGAGGTCTTATATTCAATGGTAAAAGGTGGCCAAAATGCTTATGTAAAGGCATTGGCAAAAGAGCTTGCACCAAGCAAAATAAGAGTCAATGCAGTTGCTCCCGGAGCTGTTTCAACAAAAATGTTGTCTCATTTTTCTGAGGATGAAATTAGGGAATTATCAGAGGAAATTCCTCTTGGGAGACTTGGTCAACCAGAGGAAATTGCTGATACAGTGTCTTTTTTAGCCTCTGAAAAGGCTTCTTATATTACAGGGCAAGTCATTTCTGTAAATGGTGGATGGATCTAA